In Halopiger aswanensis, the DNA window CGGCGTCGGCGTCGCCTTTATCCCGGTGTTCGCCCGGATCATCCGCAGCGAGGTGCTGTCGGTTCGCGAGATGGACTACATCGAAGCGGCCCGCGCCGCCGGTGTGAAAGACCGCAACATCATCCTGCACCACGTTATCCCGAACAGTTTCGCACCCGTGCTGGTGTACGCGACGTTGCAGATCGGCGTGACCATCCTGATCGTCGCCGGCATCTCGTTCCTCGGGTTCGGCGCGCAGCCGCCGACGCCCGACTGGGGCGAGATGCTCAACACGTCCCACAGCTACATGCACTCGAACGTCTGGCTCTCGATCTGGCCCGGCCTCGCGATCATGGTCACCATCATGGGCTTCAACCTGTTCGGCGACGGCCTGCAGGACGCCTTAGACCCCCGAATCAACGATTAATATGGCTCAGTCGGACCCACTCCTCCGCGTCGAAAACCTGAAGACACAGTTTTTCACCCAAGCAGGCACGGTACGCGCCGTCGACGGCATCTCCTTCGAGGTCCGCGAGGGCGAGATCGTCGGCCTCGTCGGCGAGAGCGGCGCCGGCAAGTCGGTCGCCTCGATGAGCCTGCTGCGACTCGTCGAGTCCCCCGGAGAGATCGTCGCCGGCGAGATCACCTACAAGGGCGAGACCATCTTCGGCCTCGAGGAGGGGCCGGACGGCGAGTTGCGGGAACGCGACGACGTGCTCTCCGACGAGGAGATCCGCACCCGCATCCGGGGTAACGAGATCGCCGTCATCTTCCAGGATCCGATGGAGTCGCTGAATCCGGTCTTCACCGTCGGCGGGCAGTTGCGGGAGTTCATCGAGTTGAACCGCGGCCTCGGTAAAGACGAGGCGCGGCAGGAGGCGGTCGACATGCTCCGCGAGGTCGGCATTCCCGATCCCGAAGAACGGTACGAGGAGTACCCTCACCAGTTCTCGGGCGGGATGCGCCAGCGCGTGCTGATCGCGATGGCCCTCGCGTGCGAACCGAGCCTCATCATCGCCGACGAGCCGACGACCGCACTGGACGTGACGGTGGAGGGCCAGATCATCGACCTCGTGGACGAACTGCAGGAGAAGTACGGAACCAGTTTCATCTGGGTGACCCACGATATGGGCGTCGTCGCCGAGATCTGCGACCGCGTGAACGTGATGTACCTCGGCGAGATCGTCGAGCAGGCGCCGGTGGACGAATTATTCCACGACACCAAGCACCCCTACACCGACGCCCTGCTGGACTCGATTCCCCGCCCCGATCGCACCGTCGAGCAACTCGAGCCGATCGAGGGCGTGATGCCCGAGGCGATCGAGCCGCCCTCGGGCTGTCGGTTCCACCCGCGCTGTCCCGACGCGCGGGAGGTCTGCCAGCGGGTGCATCCGGAGACGAAGGAAGTCGACCGCGCCGGCGACCACCCGCACCGGGCGGCCTGCGTCAAACACGACGCCTTCGACGTGGGCTACGACGAGAGCCCGCCGCTACAAACGGAACCGCAGGTGACGGCCGACACGCCGGAGAGCGCAGAGGGGCAGGGTGGCGGGAGCACCGAGACGACAGACGGCGAACGAAGCGATACCGACCGGACCGACTACAGCCGCGATGCCCGCGCCGACGGCACCGGAGGTGACGGCCGTGAGTGACGTCGGCCGCGTCACGGGTGAGACGGCGACCGACGTCGACGAGGGCGAGTCGCTGCTCGAGGTCGACGGGCTCAAGAAGTACTTCGCCCAGGAGTCGGGCCTGCTGAGCGGCGTTTCGATCGACACGAGCCAGTTCCCGCCGATCGACGTCGGCCAGGAACGGGTCAAGGCCGTCGACGACGTGAGCTTCGAGGTACGGCGGGGCGAGACGCTCGGCCTCGTCGGCGAATCGGGCTGCGGGAAGAGCACGCTCGGCCGGACGATCCTCCGGCTGCTCGAGCCGACCGACGGCACGAT includes these proteins:
- a CDS encoding ABC transporter ATP-binding protein, producing MAQSDPLLRVENLKTQFFTQAGTVRAVDGISFEVREGEIVGLVGESGAGKSVASMSLLRLVESPGEIVAGEITYKGETIFGLEEGPDGELRERDDVLSDEEIRTRIRGNEIAVIFQDPMESLNPVFTVGGQLREFIELNRGLGKDEARQEAVDMLREVGIPDPEERYEEYPHQFSGGMRQRVLIAMALACEPSLIIADEPTTALDVTVEGQIIDLVDELQEKYGTSFIWVTHDMGVVAEICDRVNVMYLGEIVEQAPVDELFHDTKHPYTDALLDSIPRPDRTVEQLEPIEGVMPEAIEPPSGCRFHPRCPDAREVCQRVHPETKEVDRAGDHPHRAACVKHDAFDVGYDESPPLQTEPQVTADTPESAEGQGGGSTETTDGERSDTDRTDYSRDARADGTGGDGRE